A genomic region of Oryza glaberrima chromosome 1, OglaRS2, whole genome shotgun sequence contains the following coding sequences:
- the LOC127753079 gene encoding UDP-glycosyltransferase 13-like, whose amino-acid sequence MRVEKTPFPEGFLRRTKGRGLVVMSWAPQRKVLEHGAVGGFVTHCGWNSVLEALTAGVPMLTWPLYAEQRMNKVFLVEEMRLAVAVEGYDKGVVTAEEIQEKARWIMDSNSGRELRERNLAAMWEVKEALSDKGEFKIALLQLTSQWKNYNNS is encoded by the coding sequence atgcgcGTGGAAAAAACCCCCTTCCCGGAAGGCTTCCTTCGCCGGACCAAGGGAAGGGGGCTCGTGGTCATGTCGTGGGCACCGCAACGCAAGGTGCTGGAGCACGGCGCGGTGGGCGGGTTCGTGACACACTGTGGATGGAACTCGGTGCTGGAGGCGCTCACAGCGGGAGTGCCCATGCTGACATGGCCGTTGTACGCGGAGCagaggatgaacaaggtgttcTTGGTGGAAGAGATGCGCTTGGCCGTGGCGGTGGAAGGGTATGATAAAGGGGTCGTTACAGCAGAGGAGATTCAGGAGAAGGCGAGGTGGATCATGGATTCAAACAGTGGAAGAGAGCTCCGAGAGCGGAATTTGGCAGCCATGTGGGAGGTGAAAGAGGCGTTAAGTGACAAAGGAGAGTTCAAAATAGCGTTGTTACAACTCACAAGTCAGTGGAAAAACTACAATAACTCATAA
- the LOC127766837 gene encoding UDP-glycosyltransferase 13-like encodes MTANNSAVGNIDSHLYPLVVLHKHAEHTSHNRAMRSRVVLYTWMVRGHLHPMTQLADRIANHGVPVTVAVADVPSSGESRKTVARLSAYYPSVSFQLLPPAAPARSGADTADPDADPFITLLADLRATNAALTAFVRSLPSVEALVIDFFCAYGLDAAAELGVPAYLFFVSCASALASYLHIPVMRSAVSFGQMGRSLLRIPGVHPIPASDLPEVLLLDRDKDQYKATIAFFEQLAKAKSVLVNTFEWLEPRAVKAIRDGIPRPGEPAPRLFCVGPLVGEERGGEEEKQECLRWLDAQPPRSVVFLCFGSASSVPAEQLKEIAVGLERSKHSFLWAVRAPVAADADSTKRLEGRGEAALESLLPEGFLDRTRGRGLVLPSWAPQVEVLRHPATGAFVTHCGWNSTLEAVTAGVPMVCWPMYAEQRMNKVFVVEEMKLGVVMDGYDDDGVVKAEEVETKVRLVMESEQGKQIRERMALAKQMATRAMEIGGSSTASFTDFLGGLKIAMDKDN; translated from the coding sequence ATGACTGCCAACAACTCGGCCGTCGGCAACATAGATTCCCATTTATATCCCCTTGTAGTACTCCATAAACACGCAGAACACACGAGCCATAATCGAGCAATGAGGAGCAGGGTCGTGCTGTACACATGGATGGTCCGGGGGCACCTCCACCCCATGACGCAGCTCGCCGATCGCATCGCCAACCATGGCGTCCCCGTcacggtcgccgtcgccgacgttcCGTCGTCAGGCGAGTCCCGTAAGACCGTTGCCCGCCTCTCCGCCTACTACCCTTCCGTCTCCTTCCAGCTGCTACCACCGGCGGCACCGGCCCGTTCCGGCGCCGACACGGCCGACCCTGACGCTGACCCCTTCATCAccctcctcgccgacctccgcgCCACCAACGCCGCGCTCACCGCCTTCGTCCGCTCCCTCCCGTCCGTGGAGGCCCTCGTCATCGACTTCTTCTGTGCGTATgggctcgacgccgccgcggagctcggCGTCCCGGCCTACCTGTTCTTCGTCTCCTGCGCTTCGGCCCTTGCTTCCTACCTGCACATCCCCGTCATGCGATCCGCCGTGTCCTTCGGGCAGATGGGGCGCTCCTTGCTGCGCATCCCGGGAGTCCATCCGATTCCGGCGTCCGACTTGCCGGAAGTGCTCCTGCTCGACCGCGACAAGGACCAGTACAAGGCAACCATCGCTTTCTTCGAGCAGCTGGCCAAAGCGAAGAGCGTACTGGTGAACACGTTCGAGTGGCTGGAGCCCCGCGCCGTGAAGGCAATACGAGACGGGATCCCCCGCCCTGGCGAGCCCGCGCCGAGATTATTCTGCGTCGGCCCATTGGTCGGCGAAGAGCGCGGAGGCGAAGAGGAGAAGCAGGAGTGCCTAAGGTGGCTGGACGCGCAGCCGCCGCGGAGCGTGGTCTTCCTCTGCTTCGGGAGCGCGAGCTCGGTGCCGGCGGAGCAGCTGAAGGAGATTGCCGTGGGGCTGGAGAGGAGCAAGCACTCGTTCCTCTGGGCCGTGCGCGCGCCGGTCGCGGCGGACGCGGACTCGACGAAACGGCTTGAgggccgcggcgaggcggcgctggaGTCGCTGCTCCCGGAGGGGTTCTTGGACAGGACACGGGGGCGCGGGCTGGTGCTGCCGTCGTGGGCGCCGCAGGTGGAGGTGCTGCGACACCCGGCGACCGGCGCGTTTGtgacgcactgcgggtggaactcgacgctggagGCCGTCACGGCAGGGGTGCCTATGGTTTGCTGGCCGATGTACGCGGAGCagaggatgaacaaggtgttcGTCGTGGAGGAGATGAAGCTTGGGGTGGTGATGGATGGCTATGACGACGACGGGGTGGtgaaggcggaggaggtggagaccAAGGTGAGGCTGGTGATGGAGTCAGAGCAAGGGAAGCAGATCAGGGAGAGGATGGCGTTGGCGAAACAGATGGCCACTCGCGCGATGGAGATCGGCGGATCGTCGACGGCGTCATTCACTGACTTTCTTGGCGGCCTGAAGATAGCGATGGACAAGGACAATTGA
- the LOC127769218 gene encoding anthocyanidin 5,3-O-glucosyltransferase-like — MAMVEKTVLLYPCPAVGHLNPMVQLAEALVRRGVSVTLAVADPPDKGAVLAGAIARIAAVCPSIGVRLLPIPSCEGKTYSHPVMWIVDALRLANPVLRELLRSFPAAVDALVVDMFCIDALDVAAELAVPAYMFYPSAASDLAIYLQVPHVARSAPSSFKDMADTVLSFSGVPTIRALDMPDTMQDRESDVGTTRIHHCSRMAEARGILVNSFDWLETRALKAIRGGLCLPSGRSVPAIYCVGPLVDGGKLKENDARHECLEWLDRQPKQSVVFLCFGSRGTFSVSQLSEMARGIENSGHRFLWAVRSNLGEVDLEALFPEGFLERTQGRGFVVKNWAPQSAVLQHGAVGAFVTHCGWNSSLEAIMSGVPMICWPLYAEQRLNKAHLVEEMKLGVLVEGYDGELVKADELETKVRLVMESEEGKRLRERSAMAKEMAADAVKDGGSSDMAFAEFLNNLGTNNVKSGPRDTPVHD; from the coding sequence atggccatggtggAGAAGACGGTGCTGCTCTACCCTTGCCCTGCGGTGGGCCATCTCAACCCCATGGTGCAGCTCGCCGAGGCCCTCGTCCGCCGCGGTGTCTCCGtcaccctcgccgtcgccgacccgcCTGACAAGGGCGCTGTGCTGGCCGGCGCGATcgcccgcatcgccgccgtgtGCCCCTCCATCGGTGTCCGCCTCCTTCCCATCCCGTCCTGCGAGGGCAAGACGTACTCCCACCCCGTCATGTGGATCGTCGACGCGCTCCGCCTCGCCAACCCCGTGCTCCGGGAGCTCCTGCGCTCGTTCCCTGCTGCCGTCGACGCTCTCGTGGTCGACATGTTCTGCATCGACgcgctcgacgtcgccgccgagctcgccgtcccGGCCTACATGTTCTACCCGTCTGCGGCCAGCGACCTAGCGATCTACCTCCAGGTTCCGCATGTCGCCCGCTCGGCTCCATCCTCTTTCAAGGACATGGCCGACACGGTGCTGAGCTTCTCCGGCGTGCCGACGATTCGCGCGCTGGACATGCCGGACACCATGCAAGACAGGGAGAGCGACGTGGGCACGACCCGGATTCACCACTGCTCCCGGATGGCTGAAGCGAGAGGCATTCTGGTGAACAGCTTCGATTGGTTGGAGACGAGGGCCCTGAAAGCGATCCGCGGCGGCCTCTGCCTGCCGTCCGGCCGCTCGGTGCCCGCGATCTACTGCGTTGGGCCGCTGGTCGATGGGGGCAAGCTCAAGGAGAACGACGCGCGGCACGAGTGCCTCGAGTGGCTGGACCGCCAACCGAAGCAGAGCGTGGTGTTCCTCTGCTTCGGGAGCAGGGGCACTTTCTCGGTGTCGCAGCTGAGCGAGATGGCTCGGGGGATAGAGAACTCCGGACACAGATTCCTGTGGGCTGTGCGTAGCAATCTCGGCGAGGTGGACTTGGAGGCGTTGTTTCCGGAAGGGTTCTTGGAGAGGACCCAAGGCAGAGGATTCGTCGTGAAGAACTGGGCGCCGCAGTCGGCGGTGCTGCAGCACGGCGCCGTCGGCGCGTTCGtgacgcactgcgggtggaactcgtcGCTGGAGGCGATCATGTCCGGCGTGCCGATGATCTGCTGGCCGCTGTACGCGGAGCAGAGGCTGAACAAAGCGCACCTGGTGGAGGAGATGAAGCTTGGGGTGTTGGTGGAGGGCTACGACGGCGAGCTTGTTAAGGCCGACGAGCTGGAGACCAAGGTTCGGCTGGTGATGGAGTCGGAGGAAGGGAAGAGGCTTAGGGAGAGGTCGGCGATGGCCAAGGAGATGGCTGCTGATGCCGTCAAAGATGGGGGTTCGTCTGACATGGCGTTCGCCGAATTCCTGAACAATTTGGGGACGAACAACGTGAAAAGCGGCCCGAGAGATACACCCGTGCATGACTGA